One part of the Papaver somniferum cultivar HN1 unplaced genomic scaffold, ASM357369v1 unplaced-scaffold_123, whole genome shotgun sequence genome encodes these proteins:
- the LOC113331039 gene encoding uncharacterized protein LOC113331039 isoform X4: MAGYAVIPSFAKLQQQTSYYRLSQLIPRNSCFTTVERRSSYKNRGVTSLSPAWEAYGLSGPSILKGHFHVKERSVRCCCLGMINSEITPFSGVFIVDQVLLTATIILAYMAGVVVPSKNGYFTFRKNVSDCDVVPDSTSFGSTAKSDRQVNVEYAWDAVKKKLIGALDAAQYDGNLDSRIAERNNQNAKHPLSLYALGEAPRLRLLFITLQQLEKEVNCISGGCGDIGRDDRLAEVSRIIQKSTPVIFDTWLEHELSLENRKHNKNVFPTMYKKLEGDQSILRNIENSGKEDLYAEFLFFLRHRSLGVGCRYDVNLFVLFGVDILEDLVINLADGITSNYLELISVDSNMSKDMNRLGLILCSMSTRELQKLRNEVALNKWMHQNMDSIISMYEDHFDLSTFSVRLPEDSDSSEAKNLHWWQKLPLKKPARPISMLHYVVISQLSMAVKRTEELRALTGWRYYFSLFLEFSDISMPLVKAIFGKVSSAISFLLVSLIGRSLGLIYRGIRQSLGWRAWLSLILKIVQLDKVK, from the exons ATGGCGGGATATGCAGTTATACCGTCATTTGCTAAGCTACAGCAGCAGACAAGCTATTATAGACTGAGCCAACTTATACCTAGAAATTCTTGTTTCACAACAGTGGAAAG AAGGTCCTCATATAAGAACCGTGGAGTAACATCTCTTTCTCCGGCATGGGAAGCATATGGGCTAAGTGGTCCTTCCATTTTGAAGGGACATTTTCATGTAAAAGAGAGGTCAGTTAGGTGTTGTTGCCTTGGGATGATAAACTCGGAGATTACACCTTTCAGCGGTGTATTCATTGTCGATCAAGTACTTTTAACGGCCACTATAATCCTTGCATATATGGCTGGAGTAGTAGTGCCTTCGAAGAATGGTTATTTTACTTTTAGAAAGAATGTCTCAGATTGTGATGTCGTTCCTGACTCTACCTCTTTTGGTAG TACAGCGAAGAGTGATCGCCAGGTAAATGTAGAGTATGCTTGGGATGCAGTGAAAAAGAAGCTTATTGGTGCCCTTGATGCTGCTCAATATGATGGTAATCTGGATAGTAGAATTGCTGAGCGCAATAATCAGAATGCGAAACACCCATTAAGTTTATATGCCCTCGGTGAAGCTCCCAGGTTACGCCTGCTTTTCATTACCTTGCAACAACTCGAGAAAGAG GTCAATTGCATCTCAGGTGGCTGTGGAGATATTGGAAGAGATGATCGATTAGCAGAAGTATCAAGAATTATACAAAAATCCACTCCAGTAATTTTTGATACATGGCTAGAGCATGAACTCTCTCTGGAAAATAGGAAGCACAATAAG AATGTATTTCCGACAATGTACAAAAAGTTGGAAGGAGATCAAAGTATTCTACGTAACATTGAAAATTCTGGCAAGGAAGATCTCTATGCAGAATTCTTATTCTTCCTCAGACATCGCTCCCTCGG AGTTGGTTGCCGCTATGATGTAAACTTGTTTGTCCTGTTTGGGGTTGACATCTTAGAAGATCTGGTGATTAATTTAGCAGATGGGATTACAAGTAATTATTTGGAACTGATTTCAGTTGACAGTAATATGTCCAAGGATATGAATCGCCTAGGTTTGATCTTGTGTTCTATGTCTACTCGAGAACTTCAAAAATTGCGCAATGAG GTAGCATTGAATAAGTGGATGCACCAAAATATGGACTCAATAATATCAATGTATGAGGACCATTTTGACTTGTCAACATTTAGTGTCCGTCTTCCTGAGGATTCAGACAGTAGTGAGGCAAAGAATCTGCACTGGTGGCAGAAGCTTCCCCTCAAGAAACCTGCCCGTCCAATATCCATGTTGCACTATGTTGTGATAAGCCAACTGTCCATGGCTGTAAAACGAACCGAGGAACTAAGGGCCTTGACAGGATG GAGATATTATTTCAGCTTATTTCTTGAGTTCTCTGATATTTCAATGCCGCTGGTTAAAGCAATTTTTGGGAAAGTCAGCAGTGCTATTTCATTTTTGCTGGTTTCCTTAATTGGGAGGTCCCTAGGACTTATCTACCGCGGGATAAGGCAGTCCCTTGGGTGGAG GGCATGGCTAAGTCTAATTTTGAAGATCGTTCAACTCGACAAAGTCAAGTAG
- the LOC113331039 gene encoding uncharacterized protein LOC113331039 isoform X2 has protein sequence MAGYAVIPSFAKLQQQTSYYRLSQLIPRNSCFTTVERRSSYKNRGVTSLSPAWEAYGLSGPSILKGHFHVKERSVRCCCLGMINSEITPFSGVFIVDQVLLTATIILAYMAGVVVPSKNGYFTFRKNVSDCDVVPDSTSFGSTAKSDRQVNVEYAWDAVKKKLIGALDAAQYDGNLDSRIAERNNQNAKHPLSLYALGEAPRLRLLFITLQQLEKEVNCISGGCGDIGRDDRLAEVSRIIQKSTPVIFDTWLEHELSLENRKHNKNVFPTMYKKLEGDQSILRNIENSGKEDLYAEFLFFLRHRSLGVGCRYDVNLFVLFGVDILEDLVINLADGITSNYLELISVDSNMSKDMNRLGLILCSMSTRELQKLRNEVALNKWMHQNMDSIISMYEDHFDLSTFSVRLPEDSDSSEAKNLHWWQKLPLKKPARPISMLHYVVISQLSMAVKRTEELRALTGWRYYFSLFLEFSDISMPLVKAIFGKVSSAISFLLVSLIGRSLGLIYRGIRQSLGWRCRAWLSLILKIVQLDKVK, from the exons ATGGCGGGATATGCAGTTATACCGTCATTTGCTAAGCTACAGCAGCAGACAAGCTATTATAGACTGAGCCAACTTATACCTAGAAATTCTTGTTTCACAACAGTGGAAAG AAGGTCCTCATATAAGAACCGTGGAGTAACATCTCTTTCTCCGGCATGGGAAGCATATGGGCTAAGTGGTCCTTCCATTTTGAAGGGACATTTTCATGTAAAAGAGAGGTCAGTTAGGTGTTGTTGCCTTGGGATGATAAACTCGGAGATTACACCTTTCAGCGGTGTATTCATTGTCGATCAAGTACTTTTAACGGCCACTATAATCCTTGCATATATGGCTGGAGTAGTAGTGCCTTCGAAGAATGGTTATTTTACTTTTAGAAAGAATGTCTCAGATTGTGATGTCGTTCCTGACTCTACCTCTTTTGGTAG TACAGCGAAGAGTGATCGCCAGGTAAATGTAGAGTATGCTTGGGATGCAGTGAAAAAGAAGCTTATTGGTGCCCTTGATGCTGCTCAATATGATGGTAATCTGGATAGTAGAATTGCTGAGCGCAATAATCAGAATGCGAAACACCCATTAAGTTTATATGCCCTCGGTGAAGCTCCCAGGTTACGCCTGCTTTTCATTACCTTGCAACAACTCGAGAAAGAG GTCAATTGCATCTCAGGTGGCTGTGGAGATATTGGAAGAGATGATCGATTAGCAGAAGTATCAAGAATTATACAAAAATCCACTCCAGTAATTTTTGATACATGGCTAGAGCATGAACTCTCTCTGGAAAATAGGAAGCACAATAAG AATGTATTTCCGACAATGTACAAAAAGTTGGAAGGAGATCAAAGTATTCTACGTAACATTGAAAATTCTGGCAAGGAAGATCTCTATGCAGAATTCTTATTCTTCCTCAGACATCGCTCCCTCGG AGTTGGTTGCCGCTATGATGTAAACTTGTTTGTCCTGTTTGGGGTTGACATCTTAGAAGATCTGGTGATTAATTTAGCAGATGGGATTACAAGTAATTATTTGGAACTGATTTCAGTTGACAGTAATATGTCCAAGGATATGAATCGCCTAGGTTTGATCTTGTGTTCTATGTCTACTCGAGAACTTCAAAAATTGCGCAATGAG GTAGCATTGAATAAGTGGATGCACCAAAATATGGACTCAATAATATCAATGTATGAGGACCATTTTGACTTGTCAACATTTAGTGTCCGTCTTCCTGAGGATTCAGACAGTAGTGAGGCAAAGAATCTGCACTGGTGGCAGAAGCTTCCCCTCAAGAAACCTGCCCGTCCAATATCCATGTTGCACTATGTTGTGATAAGCCAACTGTCCATGGCTGTAAAACGAACCGAGGAACTAAGGGCCTTGACAGGATG GAGATATTATTTCAGCTTATTTCTTGAGTTCTCTGATATTTCAATGCCGCTGGTTAAAGCAATTTTTGGGAAAGTCAGCAGTGCTATTTCATTTTTGCTGGTTTCCTTAATTGGGAGGTCCCTAGGACTTATCTACCGCGGGATAAGGCAGTCCCTTGGGTGGAG ATGCAGGGCATGGCTAAGTCTAATTTTGAAGATCGTTCAACTCGACAAAGTCAAGTAG
- the LOC113331039 gene encoding uncharacterized protein LOC113331039 isoform X6, producing the protein MVILLLERMSQIVMSFLTLPLLVGKAKSDRQVNVEYAWDAVKKKLIGALDAAQYDGNLDSRIAERNNQNAKHPLSLYALGEAPRLRLLFITLQQLEKEVNCISGGCGDIGRDDRLAEVSRIIQKSTPVIFDTWLEHELSLENRKHNKNVFPTMYKKLEGDQSILRNIENSGKEDLYAEFLFFLRHRSLGVGCRYDVNLFVLFGVDILEDLVINLADGITSNYLELISVDSNMSKDMNRLGLILCSMSTRELQKLRNEVALNKWMHQNMDSIISMYEDHFDLSTFSVRLPEDSDSSEAKNLHWWQKLPLKKPARPISMLHYVVISQLSMAVKRTEELRALTGWRYYFSLFLEFSDISMPLVKAIFGKVSSAISFLLVSLIGRSLGLIYRGIRQSLGWRSTCKPVRMNNFVPSLILFC; encoded by the exons ATGGTTATTTTACTTTTAGAAAGAATGTCTCAGATTGTGATGTCGTTCCTGACTCTACCTCTTTTGGTAGGTAAGG CGAAGAGTGATCGCCAGGTAAATGTAGAGTATGCTTGGGATGCAGTGAAAAAGAAGCTTATTGGTGCCCTTGATGCTGCTCAATATGATGGTAATCTGGATAGTAGAATTGCTGAGCGCAATAATCAGAATGCGAAACACCCATTAAGTTTATATGCCCTCGGTGAAGCTCCCAGGTTACGCCTGCTTTTCATTACCTTGCAACAACTCGAGAAAGAG GTCAATTGCATCTCAGGTGGCTGTGGAGATATTGGAAGAGATGATCGATTAGCAGAAGTATCAAGAATTATACAAAAATCCACTCCAGTAATTTTTGATACATGGCTAGAGCATGAACTCTCTCTGGAAAATAGGAAGCACAATAAG AATGTATTTCCGACAATGTACAAAAAGTTGGAAGGAGATCAAAGTATTCTACGTAACATTGAAAATTCTGGCAAGGAAGATCTCTATGCAGAATTCTTATTCTTCCTCAGACATCGCTCCCTCGG AGTTGGTTGCCGCTATGATGTAAACTTGTTTGTCCTGTTTGGGGTTGACATCTTAGAAGATCTGGTGATTAATTTAGCAGATGGGATTACAAGTAATTATTTGGAACTGATTTCAGTTGACAGTAATATGTCCAAGGATATGAATCGCCTAGGTTTGATCTTGTGTTCTATGTCTACTCGAGAACTTCAAAAATTGCGCAATGAG GTAGCATTGAATAAGTGGATGCACCAAAATATGGACTCAATAATATCAATGTATGAGGACCATTTTGACTTGTCAACATTTAGTGTCCGTCTTCCTGAGGATTCAGACAGTAGTGAGGCAAAGAATCTGCACTGGTGGCAGAAGCTTCCCCTCAAGAAACCTGCCCGTCCAATATCCATGTTGCACTATGTTGTGATAAGCCAACTGTCCATGGCTGTAAAACGAACCGAGGAACTAAGGGCCTTGACAGGATG GAGATATTATTTCAGCTTATTTCTTGAGTTCTCTGATATTTCAATGCCGCTGGTTAAAGCAATTTTTGGGAAAGTCAGCAGTGCTATTTCATTTTTGCTGGTTTCCTTAATTGGGAGGTCCCTAGGACTTATCTACCGCGGGATAAGGCAGTCCCTTGGGTGGAG ATCAACATGTAAACCTGTCAGGATGAACAACTTCGTTCCAAGTTTAATTCTTTTTTGTTGA
- the LOC113331039 gene encoding uncharacterized protein LOC113331039 isoform X1, translating to MAGYAVIPSFAKLQQQTSYYRLSQLIPRNSCFTTVERRSSYKNRGVTSLSPAWEAYGLSGPSILKGHFHVKERSVRCCCLGMINSEITPFSGVFIVDQVLLTATIILAYMAGVVVPSKNGYFTFRKNVSDCDVVPDSTSFGSTAKSDRQVNVEYAWDAVKKKLIGALDAAQYDGNLDSRIAERNNQNAKHPLSLYALGEAPRLRLLFITLQQLEKEVNCISGGCGDIGRDDRLAEVSRIIQKSTPVIFDTWLEHELSLENRKHNKNVFPTMYKKLEGDQSILRNIENSGKEDLYAEFLFFLRHRSLGVGCRYDVNLFVLFGVDILEDLVINLADGITSNYLELISVDSNMSKDMNRLGLILCSMSTRELQKLRNEVALNKWMHQNMDSIISMYEDHFDLSTFSVRLPEDSDSSEAKNLHWWQKLPLKKPARPISMLHYVVISQLSMAVKRTEELRALTGWRYYFSLFLEFSDISMPLVKAIFGKVSSAISFLLVSLIGRSLGLIYRGIRQSLGWRSTCKPVRMNNFVPSLILFC from the exons ATGGCGGGATATGCAGTTATACCGTCATTTGCTAAGCTACAGCAGCAGACAAGCTATTATAGACTGAGCCAACTTATACCTAGAAATTCTTGTTTCACAACAGTGGAAAG AAGGTCCTCATATAAGAACCGTGGAGTAACATCTCTTTCTCCGGCATGGGAAGCATATGGGCTAAGTGGTCCTTCCATTTTGAAGGGACATTTTCATGTAAAAGAGAGGTCAGTTAGGTGTTGTTGCCTTGGGATGATAAACTCGGAGATTACACCTTTCAGCGGTGTATTCATTGTCGATCAAGTACTTTTAACGGCCACTATAATCCTTGCATATATGGCTGGAGTAGTAGTGCCTTCGAAGAATGGTTATTTTACTTTTAGAAAGAATGTCTCAGATTGTGATGTCGTTCCTGACTCTACCTCTTTTGGTAG TACAGCGAAGAGTGATCGCCAGGTAAATGTAGAGTATGCTTGGGATGCAGTGAAAAAGAAGCTTATTGGTGCCCTTGATGCTGCTCAATATGATGGTAATCTGGATAGTAGAATTGCTGAGCGCAATAATCAGAATGCGAAACACCCATTAAGTTTATATGCCCTCGGTGAAGCTCCCAGGTTACGCCTGCTTTTCATTACCTTGCAACAACTCGAGAAAGAG GTCAATTGCATCTCAGGTGGCTGTGGAGATATTGGAAGAGATGATCGATTAGCAGAAGTATCAAGAATTATACAAAAATCCACTCCAGTAATTTTTGATACATGGCTAGAGCATGAACTCTCTCTGGAAAATAGGAAGCACAATAAG AATGTATTTCCGACAATGTACAAAAAGTTGGAAGGAGATCAAAGTATTCTACGTAACATTGAAAATTCTGGCAAGGAAGATCTCTATGCAGAATTCTTATTCTTCCTCAGACATCGCTCCCTCGG AGTTGGTTGCCGCTATGATGTAAACTTGTTTGTCCTGTTTGGGGTTGACATCTTAGAAGATCTGGTGATTAATTTAGCAGATGGGATTACAAGTAATTATTTGGAACTGATTTCAGTTGACAGTAATATGTCCAAGGATATGAATCGCCTAGGTTTGATCTTGTGTTCTATGTCTACTCGAGAACTTCAAAAATTGCGCAATGAG GTAGCATTGAATAAGTGGATGCACCAAAATATGGACTCAATAATATCAATGTATGAGGACCATTTTGACTTGTCAACATTTAGTGTCCGTCTTCCTGAGGATTCAGACAGTAGTGAGGCAAAGAATCTGCACTGGTGGCAGAAGCTTCCCCTCAAGAAACCTGCCCGTCCAATATCCATGTTGCACTATGTTGTGATAAGCCAACTGTCCATGGCTGTAAAACGAACCGAGGAACTAAGGGCCTTGACAGGATG GAGATATTATTTCAGCTTATTTCTTGAGTTCTCTGATATTTCAATGCCGCTGGTTAAAGCAATTTTTGGGAAAGTCAGCAGTGCTATTTCATTTTTGCTGGTTTCCTTAATTGGGAGGTCCCTAGGACTTATCTACCGCGGGATAAGGCAGTCCCTTGGGTGGAG ATCAACATGTAAACCTGTCAGGATGAACAACTTCGTTCCAAGTTTAATTCTTTTTTGTTGA
- the LOC113331039 gene encoding uncharacterized protein LOC113331039 isoform X3 — protein sequence MAGYAVIPSFAKLQQQTSYYRLSQLIPRNSCFTTVERSSYKNRGVTSLSPAWEAYGLSGPSILKGHFHVKERSVRCCCLGMINSEITPFSGVFIVDQVLLTATIILAYMAGVVVPSKNGYFTFRKNVSDCDVVPDSTSFGSTAKSDRQVNVEYAWDAVKKKLIGALDAAQYDGNLDSRIAERNNQNAKHPLSLYALGEAPRLRLLFITLQQLEKEVNCISGGCGDIGRDDRLAEVSRIIQKSTPVIFDTWLEHELSLENRKHNKNVFPTMYKKLEGDQSILRNIENSGKEDLYAEFLFFLRHRSLGVGCRYDVNLFVLFGVDILEDLVINLADGITSNYLELISVDSNMSKDMNRLGLILCSMSTRELQKLRNEVALNKWMHQNMDSIISMYEDHFDLSTFSVRLPEDSDSSEAKNLHWWQKLPLKKPARPISMLHYVVISQLSMAVKRTEELRALTGWRYYFSLFLEFSDISMPLVKAIFGKVSSAISFLLVSLIGRSLGLIYRGIRQSLGWRSTCKPVRMNNFVPSLILFC from the exons ATGGCGGGATATGCAGTTATACCGTCATTTGCTAAGCTACAGCAGCAGACAAGCTATTATAGACTGAGCCAACTTATACCTAGAAATTCTTGTTTCACAACAGTGGAAAG GTCCTCATATAAGAACCGTGGAGTAACATCTCTTTCTCCGGCATGGGAAGCATATGGGCTAAGTGGTCCTTCCATTTTGAAGGGACATTTTCATGTAAAAGAGAGGTCAGTTAGGTGTTGTTGCCTTGGGATGATAAACTCGGAGATTACACCTTTCAGCGGTGTATTCATTGTCGATCAAGTACTTTTAACGGCCACTATAATCCTTGCATATATGGCTGGAGTAGTAGTGCCTTCGAAGAATGGTTATTTTACTTTTAGAAAGAATGTCTCAGATTGTGATGTCGTTCCTGACTCTACCTCTTTTGGTAG TACAGCGAAGAGTGATCGCCAGGTAAATGTAGAGTATGCTTGGGATGCAGTGAAAAAGAAGCTTATTGGTGCCCTTGATGCTGCTCAATATGATGGTAATCTGGATAGTAGAATTGCTGAGCGCAATAATCAGAATGCGAAACACCCATTAAGTTTATATGCCCTCGGTGAAGCTCCCAGGTTACGCCTGCTTTTCATTACCTTGCAACAACTCGAGAAAGAG GTCAATTGCATCTCAGGTGGCTGTGGAGATATTGGAAGAGATGATCGATTAGCAGAAGTATCAAGAATTATACAAAAATCCACTCCAGTAATTTTTGATACATGGCTAGAGCATGAACTCTCTCTGGAAAATAGGAAGCACAATAAG AATGTATTTCCGACAATGTACAAAAAGTTGGAAGGAGATCAAAGTATTCTACGTAACATTGAAAATTCTGGCAAGGAAGATCTCTATGCAGAATTCTTATTCTTCCTCAGACATCGCTCCCTCGG AGTTGGTTGCCGCTATGATGTAAACTTGTTTGTCCTGTTTGGGGTTGACATCTTAGAAGATCTGGTGATTAATTTAGCAGATGGGATTACAAGTAATTATTTGGAACTGATTTCAGTTGACAGTAATATGTCCAAGGATATGAATCGCCTAGGTTTGATCTTGTGTTCTATGTCTACTCGAGAACTTCAAAAATTGCGCAATGAG GTAGCATTGAATAAGTGGATGCACCAAAATATGGACTCAATAATATCAATGTATGAGGACCATTTTGACTTGTCAACATTTAGTGTCCGTCTTCCTGAGGATTCAGACAGTAGTGAGGCAAAGAATCTGCACTGGTGGCAGAAGCTTCCCCTCAAGAAACCTGCCCGTCCAATATCCATGTTGCACTATGTTGTGATAAGCCAACTGTCCATGGCTGTAAAACGAACCGAGGAACTAAGGGCCTTGACAGGATG GAGATATTATTTCAGCTTATTTCTTGAGTTCTCTGATATTTCAATGCCGCTGGTTAAAGCAATTTTTGGGAAAGTCAGCAGTGCTATTTCATTTTTGCTGGTTTCCTTAATTGGGAGGTCCCTAGGACTTATCTACCGCGGGATAAGGCAGTCCCTTGGGTGGAG ATCAACATGTAAACCTGTCAGGATGAACAACTTCGTTCCAAGTTTAATTCTTTTTTGTTGA
- the LOC113331039 gene encoding uncharacterized protein LOC113331039 isoform X5 — MAGYAVIPSFAKLQQQTSYYRLSQLIPRNSCFTTVERRSSYKNRGVTSLSPAWEAYGLSGPSILKGHFHVKERSVRCCCLGMINSEITPFSGVFIVDQVLLTATIILAYMAGVVVPSKNGYFTFRKNVSDCDVVPDSTSFGSTAKSDRQVNVEYAWDAVKKKLIGALDAAQYDGNLDSRIAERNNQNAKHPLSLYALGEAPRLRLLFITLQQLEKEVNCISGGCGDIGRDDRLAEVSRIIQKSTPVIFDTWLEHELSLENRKHNKNVFPTMYKKLEGDQSILRNIENSGKEDLYAEFLFFLRHRSLGVGCRYDVNLFVLFGVDILEDLVINLADGITSNYLELISVDSNMSKDMNRLGLILCSMSTRELQKLRNEVALNKWMHQNMDSIISMYEDHFDLSTFSVRLPEDSDSSEAKNLHWWQKLPLKKPARPISMLHYVVISQLSMAVKRTEELRALTGWRYYFSLFLEFSDISMPLVKAIFGKVSSAISFLLVSLIGRSLGLIYRGIRQSLGWR, encoded by the exons ATGGCGGGATATGCAGTTATACCGTCATTTGCTAAGCTACAGCAGCAGACAAGCTATTATAGACTGAGCCAACTTATACCTAGAAATTCTTGTTTCACAACAGTGGAAAG AAGGTCCTCATATAAGAACCGTGGAGTAACATCTCTTTCTCCGGCATGGGAAGCATATGGGCTAAGTGGTCCTTCCATTTTGAAGGGACATTTTCATGTAAAAGAGAGGTCAGTTAGGTGTTGTTGCCTTGGGATGATAAACTCGGAGATTACACCTTTCAGCGGTGTATTCATTGTCGATCAAGTACTTTTAACGGCCACTATAATCCTTGCATATATGGCTGGAGTAGTAGTGCCTTCGAAGAATGGTTATTTTACTTTTAGAAAGAATGTCTCAGATTGTGATGTCGTTCCTGACTCTACCTCTTTTGGTAG TACAGCGAAGAGTGATCGCCAGGTAAATGTAGAGTATGCTTGGGATGCAGTGAAAAAGAAGCTTATTGGTGCCCTTGATGCTGCTCAATATGATGGTAATCTGGATAGTAGAATTGCTGAGCGCAATAATCAGAATGCGAAACACCCATTAAGTTTATATGCCCTCGGTGAAGCTCCCAGGTTACGCCTGCTTTTCATTACCTTGCAACAACTCGAGAAAGAG GTCAATTGCATCTCAGGTGGCTGTGGAGATATTGGAAGAGATGATCGATTAGCAGAAGTATCAAGAATTATACAAAAATCCACTCCAGTAATTTTTGATACATGGCTAGAGCATGAACTCTCTCTGGAAAATAGGAAGCACAATAAG AATGTATTTCCGACAATGTACAAAAAGTTGGAAGGAGATCAAAGTATTCTACGTAACATTGAAAATTCTGGCAAGGAAGATCTCTATGCAGAATTCTTATTCTTCCTCAGACATCGCTCCCTCGG AGTTGGTTGCCGCTATGATGTAAACTTGTTTGTCCTGTTTGGGGTTGACATCTTAGAAGATCTGGTGATTAATTTAGCAGATGGGATTACAAGTAATTATTTGGAACTGATTTCAGTTGACAGTAATATGTCCAAGGATATGAATCGCCTAGGTTTGATCTTGTGTTCTATGTCTACTCGAGAACTTCAAAAATTGCGCAATGAG GTAGCATTGAATAAGTGGATGCACCAAAATATGGACTCAATAATATCAATGTATGAGGACCATTTTGACTTGTCAACATTTAGTGTCCGTCTTCCTGAGGATTCAGACAGTAGTGAGGCAAAGAATCTGCACTGGTGGCAGAAGCTTCCCCTCAAGAAACCTGCCCGTCCAATATCCATGTTGCACTATGTTGTGATAAGCCAACTGTCCATGGCTGTAAAACGAACCGAGGAACTAAGGGCCTTGACAGGATG GAGATATTATTTCAGCTTATTTCTTGAGTTCTCTGATATTTCAATGCCGCTGGTTAAAGCAATTTTTGGGAAAGTCAGCAGTGCTATTTCATTTTTGCTGGTTTCCTTAATTGGGAGGTCCCTAGGACTTATCTACCGCGGGATAAGGCAGTCCCTTGGGTGGAGGTAA